From Rhodamnia argentea isolate NSW1041297 chromosome 10, ASM2092103v1, whole genome shotgun sequence, a single genomic window includes:
- the LOC115742244 gene encoding uncharacterized protein LOC115742244, with product MERLRSNSPWQCDMGQLDPPGSGRDSFEWEESDILWSSDLDTTSSPPATPTSTPNRHPFSRFGLSAALADPPLVRKKPAINPTLSAVSAARAIPEAAHSPSPDRGGSSGSGPGRVRMSAPVDVPTWPKWVNGGGPGPNWEQHKDVDDAEDDHGPEKEMVAPHEMAAMSQATVAGSVFVGAGRTLKGRDLSRVRSAVFRRTGFLD from the coding sequence ATGGAAAGACTCCGCAGCAACTCGCCCTGGCAGTGCGACATGGGTCAGCTCGACCCACCTGGCTCCGGCCGAGATTCCTTCGAATGGGAAGAGTCTGATATCCTCTGGTCCTCTGACTTGGACACGACGAGCTCCCCACCCGCGACCCCGACCAGCACTCCGAACCGCCACCCTTTCTCGAGATTCGGCCTCTCCGCCGCGCTGGCCGACCCGCCTCTCGTCCGGAAGAAACCCGCCATAAACCCGACCCTGTCCGCCGTGTCAGCCGCGCGCGCAATCCCGGAAGCGGCGCACTCGCCCTCTCCGGACCGTGGAGGCTCCTCCGGGTCGGGTCCTGGGAGGGTCCGGATGTCGGCCCCAGTGGATGTGCCCACTTGGCCCAAGTGGGTCAATGGCGGTGGGCCTGGGCCTAATTGGGAGCAGCACAAGGACGTTGACGACGCGGAGGATGACCATGGGCcggagaaggagatggtggCCCCGCACGAAATGGCGGCGATGTCGCAGGCGACGGTGGCGGGTTCGGTGTTCGTAGGCGCTGGGAGGACGCTGAAAGGGAGGGACTTGAGCCGAGTCCGGAGTGCTGTTTTCAGGAGAACAGGTTTCCTAGATTGA